The following DNA comes from Chitinophaga nivalis.
ACCTGGAATTATTTGAGTCGCTGAAGCTGAAAGTACCTGTGATCCTCATTATCAACAAGATGGATAACATCCTGAAAGCGGATATGGAGACATTGGTAGCGCGTGCGGAAGCATGGGGCAAGGCGAAAGCAGTAGTGCCTGTTTCCGCAATGCAGAAAAAGGGACTGAAAGAGCTGATGGCGGCTATTGTAGCCTTATTGCCGGATGCCAATCCTTTTTATCCTGAAGATACCCTAACGGACAAGTCTACACGTTTTTTTGTAGCAGAAATTATCCGCGAGAAGATCTTCCAGTTATTTGAAGAAGAGATTCCTTATCATACCACCGTTATTGTAACACAGTTTCAGGAGAAACAAACCCTGACTAAAATAACGGCGGAAATCATTGTTACCCGGGAAACGCAGAAAGCGATTATCCTGGGCGAAAAAGGAAAATCCATCCGTGAAGTGGGTACATTGGCCCGTCAGGACATTGAGAAATTCATTGAACGGAAAACCTTCCTGGAGCTTTTTGTGAAAGTACGCGGCAAGTGGAGAGATAATGATCTCTATCTGAAAGAATACGGATATTAATATGCACTGCGCAGGGGGAATTATACATTAAAAACAAGGCTGTCCGGGAGTGTTGTCTTCCCAAAATCATTTTCTTTTTAATGTATACTGCTTTGTTTTAAATGCGTCATTCCTGCGCATCATTTTATAGATAGTAATACGAAATAGTAATAAACATGGCTGGATTTACAGTTGCTATAGTGGGCCGCCCGAATGTGGGCAAATCAACATTGTTCAATCGTTTGCTGGAACAACGCAAGGCGATTGTAGATGACGTGAGCGGTGTAACCCGCGATCGTCAGTATGGTGTTGCTGACTGGAATGGTAAAACATTCAACGTGATTGATACGGGTGGGTTTGTATCCAAAAGTGACGATGTATTTGAACGGGAAATCCGTAAACAGGCGAAAGTAGCCATTGAAGAAGCCAATGCCATCGTCTTTATGTGCGATGTAAGCACCGGTATTACTGATCTGGATTCGGATGTGGCAGACCTGCTGCGCCGTACTTCCAAACCGGTATATCTGGTTGTCAATAAAGTAGATAATCCGCAACGCCAGCTGGAAGCCACTGAGTTTTACAGCCTGGGCTTTGAACATGTACATTTCATTTCCTCTATGTCTGGCAGTGGTACCGGCGAATTGCTGGATGATCTGGTAGCGAACATTACCGAGGATATGGGAGATGCTACAGCAGAAACAGACGTGCCGAAGATTGCTATCATCGGACAGCCTAACGTAGGAAAATCTTCCCTGCTGAATGCGTT
Coding sequences within:
- the era gene encoding GTPase Era gives rise to the protein MHKAGFVNIFGKPNAGKSTLLNAIIGEKLAIISPKVQTTRHRITGVLTEPGYQIVFSDTPGIIDPKYKLHEKMMGAVKSALEDADVALLIMDAKDSLEENLELFESLKLKVPVILIINKMDNILKADMETLVARAEAWGKAKAVVPVSAMQKKGLKELMAAIVALLPDANPFYPEDTLTDKSTRFFVAEIIREKIFQLFEEEIPYHTTVIVTQFQEKQTLTKITAEIIVTRETQKAIILGEKGKSIREVGTLARQDIEKFIERKTFLELFVKVRGKWRDNDLYLKEYGY